From Candidatus Defluviilinea gracilis, a single genomic window includes:
- a CDS encoding DUF86 domain-containing protein: MSREYIDYLRDMLENAQLAIGFVKGMDYDAFSKDNKTVYAVIRAVEVIGEAATNVPDEIRSKHPSLPWRDIRGMRNKLVHQYFGINMEVVWKTILEDLPMIVGEIEKILKNENK; this comes from the coding sequence ATGAGTCGGGAGTATATAGATTATTTACGGGATATGCTGGAAAACGCACAGCTAGCCATTGGATTCGTCAAGGGCATGGACTACGATGCGTTTTCCAAAGATAACAAGACCGTGTATGCTGTCATTCGGGCTGTGGAAGTCATCGGGGAAGCCGCAACGAACGTCCCTGATGAGATCAGGTCAAAACATCCATCTCTCCCGTGGCGCGATATTCGGGGAATGCGCAACAAACTCGTCCATCAATACTTTGGCATCAACATGGAAGTCGTCTGGAAAACCATTCTGGAAGACTTGCCGATGATTGTGGGTGAAATTGAGAAGATTCTCAAGAACGAGAACAAGTAG